A genomic stretch from Lathyrus oleraceus cultivar Zhongwan6 chromosome 2, CAAS_Psat_ZW6_1.0, whole genome shotgun sequence includes:
- the LOC127122001 gene encoding uncharacterized protein LOC127122001 produces the protein MDFGRKSTQKYTFRTPKLEDLKKLASLVTSTENFQDLYGKLLSILGIEMEDGLLNTLVQFYDSMYHCFTFLDCHLMPTLEEYSYLVGLSISNQIPFYGLEEDPKPLDIAKALHLKKFEIEDHMTSKSGIQGIPAKFLIGRAHYFAGIRSVDAFEAIFALLIYGLVLLPNADNFVEINSIKIFLIGNPVPTLLGDTCYFIHHRTSKGGGMIVCGTPFLYKWFISHLPRSSSFWDLNNGLRWSQKIMALTHSDIVRYNRVYDGVMTIDRCDEFLNVPLLGTKGGINYNPVLARRQFWYAMRGKPNNIWLSSFYLKENEDNRAFKEKIIRAWYNIRRKGRE, from the coding sequence ATGGATTTTGGAAGGAAAAGCACTCAAAAGTACACTTTCAGGACTCCTAAGTTAGAGGACTTGAAAAAGTTAGCATCTTTAGTTACTAGTACTGAGAACTTCCAAGATCTATATGGAAAGCTTTTGTCTATTTTGGGTATTGAGATGGAAGATGGGCTCCTCAACACTTTGGTCCAGTTTTATGATTCTATgtatcattgcttcactttcTTGGATTGTCATCTTATGCCcactttggaggagtattcttaTTTAGTTGGTTTGTCTATTTCTAATCAGATTCCATTTTATGGTTTAGAAGAAGATCCAAAGCCTCTTGATATTGCCaaagctcttcatttgaagaaattcGAGATTGAAGATCATATGACTTCTAAGAGTGGTATTCAAGGGATTCCTGCCAAGTTCTTGATAGGAAGAGCTCACTATTTTGCTGGTATAAGGAGTGTGGACGCATTTGAGGCTATCTTCGCTCtgctcatttatggattggtTTTGTTACCCAATGCTGATAACTTCGTTGAAATTAATTCCATAAAGATATTCTTGATTGGAAATCCAGTTCCAACCCTTCTTGGAGACACTTGTTATTTTATTCACCATAGGACTTCGAAGGGTGGGGGAATGATTGTTTGTGGCACGCCTTTcttgtacaagtggtttatttctcacttgccgcgGTCTTCTTCCTTTTGGGATCTCAATAATGGATTAAGGTGGTCACAAAAAATCATGGCTCTTACTCACTCTGATATTGTAcggtataatcgtgtttatgatgggGTGATGACTATTGATAGATGTGATGAGTTTCTGAATGTACCCCTTCTTGGTACAAAGGGAGGCATTAACTACAACCCagttttggcacgtcgtcagtTTTGGTATGCTATGAGGGGTAAACCAAACAACATTTGGTTGAGTAGTTTCTATCTCAAGGAAAATGAAGATAATAGAGCTTTCAAGGAGAAGATTATCCGTGCTTGGTATAATATCCGTAGGAAGGGAAGAGAATAA